Proteins co-encoded in one Deltaproteobacteria bacterium genomic window:
- the mobB gene encoding molybdopterin-guanine dinucleotide biosynthesis protein B, translated as MIPIVSIVGRSDSGKTTLMEKLIPELVKRGYRVATIKHDVHGFDIDHEGKDSWRHKKAGASISIISSPWKVGLVEDVDRDHELSEIRKRYVRNVDLVLSEGYKGNNHPKIEVFRSATNHELLCSQTDDLLAIASDRSFNLGVPCVDINDAAALAEIIIQRFPKPSP; from the coding sequence ATGATACCGATCGTTTCCATTGTCGGCAGGTCCGATTCTGGCAAGACAACCCTCATGGAGAAACTCATTCCCGAACTGGTGAAAAGGGGGTATCGTGTCGCCACGATCAAACATGATGTTCATGGGTTCGACATAGACCACGAAGGCAAAGACAGCTGGCGTCATAAAAAGGCCGGTGCCAGCATATCGATCATTTCGTCCCCCTGGAAGGTCGGTCTTGTTGAAGACGTAGACCGGGACCACGAACTCTCGGAAATCCGTAAGCGTTACGTTCGTAATGTGGATCTTGTCCTTTCTGAAGGATATAAAGGAAATAATCACCCCAAAATCGAGGTATTCCGCTCAGCGACGAACCACGAACTCCTCTGTTCACAGACCGATGATCTGTTGGCCATTGCCAGCGACCGCTCCTTCAATCTGGGTGTACCCTGCGTGGATATCAACGATGCCGCCGCTTTGGCGGAAATCATCATACAGCGATTCCCCAAACCGTCACCATAG
- a CDS encoding DegQ family serine endoprotease: MALGQKNRKTFFIFLLAFLIASFIVSAVEVIRSSFFRDPGPDIKTAGAVSVADPSQAPTSFADIVEKLKPAVVNISTTKTVRSAGRYRSPLRDQSPFDRYFGGDDFFERFFGDIPQREFKQKSLGSGFIISHDGYIFTNNHVVEQSEKIRVKLSDGREYDARIIGKDAKTDIALIKIKPSDSLPVVEIGDSEKLRVGDWVLAIGNPFGLEQTVTAGIVSAKGRVIGAGPYDNFIQTDASINPGNSGGPLFNLEGRVIGINTAIVAHGQGIGFAIPIGMAKDMLPDLKAKGKVTRGWMGISVQDITEDMARSFKLRDTNGAIVAEVFAGDPADRAGLRAGDVIVAVGDKAVKDTHELLMMIASFRVGDAVRVKVLRDGQEKWFRVIVGERKDQPEVAMSPRGASDLGLSVQELTPELARYLGIRENRGIIVVDVEPGSPADNVGIQPQDIILQVNRVPVSTLGEYNREMAKKTSNTSILLQVKRGRTTFFVPVR; encoded by the coding sequence ATGGCCTTGGGGCAGAAAAACCGCAAAACATTTTTTATATTTCTTTTGGCTTTTTTGATCGCGTCATTCATCGTATCGGCCGTTGAAGTCATTCGGTCTTCTTTTTTTCGAGATCCGGGCCCGGATATTAAGACGGCCGGTGCCGTTTCCGTGGCCGACCCTTCCCAAGCTCCGACGTCGTTTGCGGATATCGTGGAAAAGCTTAAACCGGCAGTGGTCAACATCAGCACCACAAAGACCGTTCGCTCCGCTGGTCGATACCGCTCTCCTTTGAGAGATCAGAGTCCTTTCGATCGCTATTTCGGCGGAGATGATTTCTTTGAAAGATTTTTCGGTGATATTCCACAGCGTGAATTCAAGCAGAAAAGTTTGGGATCTGGATTCATCATCAGTCATGATGGCTATATTTTTACCAACAATCACGTTGTCGAGCAGTCGGAAAAAATCCGTGTCAAGCTTTCCGATGGCCGGGAATACGATGCCCGAATCATCGGTAAAGATGCAAAAACGGATATTGCATTGATCAAGATAAAACCATCGGACAGTCTTCCCGTAGTGGAAATCGGCGATTCGGAAAAACTGCGTGTCGGTGACTGGGTTTTGGCAATCGGCAACCCGTTCGGCCTGGAACAAACCGTGACAGCGGGTATCGTCAGCGCCAAAGGACGTGTGATCGGTGCGGGGCCATACGATAATTTTATCCAAACCGATGCGTCGATCAACCCCGGCAACAGTGGTGGACCCCTTTTCAATCTCGAAGGCAGGGTAATCGGTATCAATACGGCAATCGTCGCCCATGGACAGGGTATCGGCTTTGCCATTCCCATAGGGATGGCAAAGGACATGCTTCCAGACCTCAAGGCAAAGGGAAAGGTCACCCGCGGCTGGATGGGTATCTCTGTTCAGGATATCACAGAAGACATGGCGCGCTCTTTCAAGCTGCGGGACACCAACGGGGCTATTGTGGCGGAGGTATTTGCCGGGGACCCGGCGGACCGGGCGGGATTGCGAGCGGGAGACGTGATTGTGGCGGTCGGAGACAAGGCGGTGAAAGACACGCACGAACTGCTGATGATGATCGCTTCTTTTCGGGTTGGGGATGCTGTGAGAGTCAAGGTGCTTCGTGACGGCCAGGAAAAATGGTTTCGTGTGATCGTCGGCGAAAGGAAGGACCAGCCGGAAGTCGCAATGTCTCCGAGGGGAGCCTCGGATTTGGGATTGAGCGTTCAGGAACTGACACCTGAGCTTGCCCGTTACTTGGGAATCAGGGAAAACAGGGGTATTATCGTCGTGGATGTTGAGCCGGGCAGTCCTGCTGATAACGTGGGTATCCAGCCACAGGATATCATCCTGCAGGTCAATCGTGTTCCTGTATCCACGTTGGGGGAATATAATCGTGAAATGGCCAAGAAGACGTCAAACACCAGCATTCTGCTGCAGGTTAAAAGAGGGCGTACGACATTTTTCGTGCCTGTCAGGTAA
- a CDS encoding endonuclease III domain-containing protein: protein MSDPLIRLYEVMNEHFGALHWWPGDSTLEILIGAVLTQNTAWRNVEKAIENLKRKKLIDIGRLLETTPQILQSFLRPAGCFRVKEERLRCLLQFIADNYEGDLDRMFKEETWSLRNKLLGIRGIGEETADCILLYGGLKNIFVVDAYTRRILGRHGLIDAKMSYGTIQHYFMDRLVHDQAMFGQYHALLVEVGKTFCKKEPQCESCPLRRFLVAVNPVDGVKERNGERNVT from the coding sequence GTGTCGGATCCGTTGATTCGGCTTTACGAGGTCATGAACGAACATTTCGGCGCTCTCCATTGGTGGCCGGGGGATTCGACTCTTGAAATCCTTATAGGGGCTGTATTGACCCAGAATACGGCTTGGCGTAATGTTGAAAAAGCCATCGAAAATCTAAAGCGAAAAAAGCTCATCGACATCGGTCGCCTTCTCGAGACCACTCCACAAATTTTACAGAGCTTTCTACGGCCGGCCGGGTGCTTTCGTGTCAAGGAGGAACGGCTGCGCTGCTTGCTGCAATTCATCGCAGATAATTATGAGGGTGACCTGGATCGTATGTTCAAGGAGGAAACCTGGTCATTGCGCAACAAACTGCTGGGGATCCGGGGTATTGGCGAAGAAACCGCCGACTGCATTTTGCTTTACGGGGGATTGAAAAATATTTTTGTGGTTGATGCCTACACACGGAGAATTCTGGGTCGGCACGGGCTCATCGATGCAAAGATGTCGTACGGGACAATACAGCACTATTTCATGGACCGTCTTGTCCATGATCAAGCCATGTTCGGACAATATCATGCCTTGCTGGTAGAGGTGGGGAAAACATTCTGCAAAAAGGAGCCGCAGTGTGAATCCTGCCCTTTGAGAAGATTCCTTGTGGCAGTTAACCCGGTTGACGGTGTGAAAGAAAGGAATGGAGAGAGGAATGTTACTTGA
- a CDS encoding ATP-binding cassette domain-containing protein, translated as MERGMLLEIRDLTVEVADRIVLKDIRIAIDYGQTHILFGRNGSGKTSLLMAIMGFSGYKVKSGSIHFKGEDITFLPVHERAKRGIGMSFQRPPTIRGLKIRDLIRTFGRDDASVEQVVDALDFSSFMDRGVNLGFSGGEIKKSELVQLVLHNPDLVLLDEPESGVDLENIKTIGRGIRKLLQKNLHRQRTKSGLIITHTGLILNYLEADNGYLLLDGVIRCEGNPREMFESIQYAGYEECARCQR; from the coding sequence ATGGAGAGAGGAATGTTACTTGAAATCAGAGATTTGACGGTTGAAGTAGCGGATCGGATTGTACTGAAGGATATCCGTATCGCCATTGATTACGGACAAACCCATATTCTTTTTGGGCGAAACGGAAGTGGAAAAACATCGCTTCTCATGGCCATCATGGGTTTCAGCGGATACAAGGTGAAATCCGGGTCAATCCATTTCAAGGGAGAGGATATTACGTTTCTGCCGGTTCACGAGAGGGCAAAAAGGGGAATCGGCATGTCCTTTCAGCGTCCTCCCACCATCCGGGGACTTAAAATCCGAGATCTTATAAGAACGTTTGGACGGGATGACGCCTCGGTGGAGCAAGTCGTCGACGCCCTTGATTTTTCTTCTTTTATGGACCGGGGTGTCAATCTTGGATTCTCCGGCGGAGAGATCAAAAAATCGGAACTGGTCCAACTGGTTCTTCATAATCCTGATCTTGTTCTGTTGGACGAACCCGAGTCGGGAGTCGATCTCGAAAACATCAAGACAATCGGGCGGGGTATAAGAAAACTCCTGCAGAAAAATCTCCATCGTCAACGAACGAAGTCAGGATTGATCATCACACATACAGGCCTGATTTTAAACTATTTGGAAGCGGATAACGGCTATCTGTTGCTGGACGGGGTGATCCGCTGTGAGGGTAATCCGCGGGAAATGTTCGAATCCATACAATACGCCGGGTACGAGGAGTGTGCCAGATGTCAGAGATAA
- a CDS encoding SufD family Fe-S cluster assembly protein, with the protein MSEIREKAEAARDKRAVYGEDIDLEAFEADVPVYTADPALERLSEEEKRHVLEVGIDVSESGRTGSFFLRDHSPIQCMVGQDGVELLPIAEALTQYKDLEQYWWKAVDVGTDKYTAQAEMDPHSGYFLRVKAGVSVCLPVQACLYLSEEGVAQKVHNLIIAEEGAEIHMITGCTTAPHLKRGLHIGVTEIYVAKGATVTSTMLHNWGEAVIVRPRTAVWVEEEGRYMSNYVCFKPAKSVQMYPSVRLKGKNAVARLNTILLAGPGSMLDIGGKVSLEAEGCKAEIISRAITTGGKIISRGMLVGQVPGVRAHLECSGLILSNEGRIHAIPELDGWVNGVDMSHEAAVGKISREEIEYLMARGLTEQEATALIVRGFLNVKMEGLPKELQAEIERMIAETEASVL; encoded by the coding sequence ATGTCAGAGATAAGGGAAAAGGCGGAAGCCGCGCGTGATAAGCGGGCTGTCTACGGAGAAGATATCGATTTGGAGGCTTTTGAAGCGGATGTTCCGGTTTACACGGCAGATCCTGCTTTGGAGAGATTGTCGGAGGAAGAAAAGCGCCATGTGTTGGAGGTGGGTATCGACGTAAGCGAAAGCGGCCGGACGGGCAGCTTCTTTCTCAGGGACCATTCGCCCATACAATGTATGGTCGGGCAGGATGGGGTGGAATTGCTTCCCATTGCTGAAGCCCTGACCCAGTATAAGGACCTGGAACAATACTGGTGGAAGGCCGTAGATGTAGGAACGGATAAATATACCGCACAGGCAGAAATGGATCCGCACAGTGGTTATTTTCTCCGGGTGAAAGCCGGGGTCAGCGTCTGTTTGCCTGTTCAGGCCTGTCTCTATTTAAGCGAAGAGGGGGTTGCCCAGAAGGTCCACAATCTGATCATTGCGGAAGAAGGTGCGGAAATACACATGATTACCGGATGTACGACGGCACCCCACCTGAAGCGGGGTCTGCATATCGGGGTGACGGAAATCTATGTCGCGAAGGGGGCAACCGTCACCTCCACGATGCTCCACAATTGGGGAGAAGCCGTGATTGTCCGTCCTCGCACGGCCGTCTGGGTGGAAGAAGAAGGCAGATATATGTCCAACTACGTGTGCTTCAAGCCCGCCAAGTCGGTGCAAATGTATCCGTCGGTGCGACTGAAGGGGAAAAATGCTGTTGCGCGGTTGAATACGATTCTACTGGCCGGGCCGGGCTCCATGCTGGATATCGGCGGCAAGGTATCACTGGAAGCGGAGGGGTGCAAAGCCGAGATTATCTCGAGAGCAATCACCACAGGGGGTAAAATTATATCAAGGGGAATGTTGGTTGGTCAGGTTCCGGGTGTCAGAGCCCATTTGGAGTGCAGTGGCCTGATTCTCTCAAATGAGGGACGGATCCACGCTATACCGGAGTTGGATGGCTGGGTGAACGGCGTGGATATGTCTCATGAAGCGGCTGTTGGAAAGATTTCCCGGGAAGAAATAGAATATCTCATGGCCCGTGGTCTGACGGAGCAGGAAGCGACGGCTCTCATCGTAAGGGGGTTTTTAAATGTGAAAATGGAGGGTCTTCCCAAAGAGCTCCAGGCCGAAATCGAAAGAATGATCGCTGAAACCGAAGCATCGGTTCTCTGA
- a CDS encoding CehA/McbA family metallohydrolase, with the protein MTCFDYSGVIHFHSAYSFDGTTPLSEIIEAAKDNGLDFLMLTDHSTLKARTDGYEGWHGNVLLIVGQEVSPRFNHLLAFETRTPIIVDKDDEEISPQSYIDRVNAEGGISFLAHPDHEGTKLFHVKHYPWRDWTVEDYTGIGVWDFMTDWQSSLQGYTRAYMSYLWPGLFLRGPHPATLRKWDELNRHRRVVGIAECDNHATTKRFWGLSFSVFSFRKAFRFLRTHILTRCPLSGDGVKDKILLIDALRRGNAYFAQESFFPAQGFRFSVGEGDHEAIMGDIFSLDQISRLIVTVPGNGHIRVVRDGVLYYETIGQSASCSIVQPGAYRVEVFVKRHGKYRPWIFSNPIYVNRLQTCSE; encoded by the coding sequence ATGACCTGTTTCGACTATTCCGGCGTCATTCATTTTCATTCCGCTTATTCTTTTGACGGGACGACACCTTTGTCGGAAATAATTGAAGCAGCGAAGGACAATGGCCTGGATTTTTTGATGCTGACGGACCATTCGACGCTGAAAGCGAGAACGGATGGATACGAGGGATGGCACGGTAACGTGCTGCTCATTGTGGGGCAGGAAGTTTCACCGCGCTTCAATCATTTGCTGGCTTTTGAAACCCGAACACCGATTATCGTGGACAAGGATGATGAAGAAATCAGCCCCCAATCCTACATTGACCGGGTCAATGCGGAAGGGGGCATTTCTTTTTTGGCCCACCCGGATCATGAGGGAACCAAGCTGTTTCACGTGAAACACTACCCTTGGCGGGACTGGACTGTGGAGGACTACACCGGGATCGGGGTTTGGGATTTCATGACGGATTGGCAGAGTTCGCTCCAGGGATACACTCGAGCCTATATGAGTTATTTGTGGCCGGGATTGTTTTTGCGGGGTCCTCATCCTGCCACACTGAGGAAATGGGACGAGCTGAATCGACATCGAAGGGTGGTTGGAATTGCAGAGTGCGATAATCACGCTACCACGAAGCGTTTCTGGGGTCTTTCGTTCTCCGTCTTTTCATTCCGTAAAGCCTTTCGATTTCTGCGAACCCATATCCTGACCCGGTGCCCTTTGAGCGGGGATGGGGTCAAAGACAAAATCCTCCTGATCGACGCATTGAGACGAGGGAATGCCTACTTCGCTCAGGAATCATTCTTTCCGGCACAAGGATTCCGTTTTTCTGTAGGGGAAGGGGACCATGAGGCGATTATGGGGGATATCTTTTCGCTTGACCAAATATCCCGACTTATCGTAACGGTACCAGGTAACGGTCACATCCGTGTCGTCAGAGACGGCGTTCTTTATTACGAAACAATCGGTCAGTCGGCATCGTGTTCTATCGTACAGCCCGGAGCGTATCGGGTTGAGGTATTTGTGAAGCGTCACGGCAAATACCGGCCTTGGATCTTTTCAAACCCCATTTATGTAAACCGTTTACAAACATGTTCAGAATGA
- a CDS encoding pyruvate carboxylase subunit B, with product MEAREAVRKKVRIQDNTFRDGHQSIHATRMKTEDMIPIAEKMDEAGFWAMEIWGGATFDTMHRFLGEDPWARPKILKKYVKKTPFSMLLRGQNLVGYRNYADDVVRAFVDKSCEIGIDVFRVFDALNDARNFQTCVERIKANGKHFEGAISYSLTERRMGGDVYSLNYYVNKARELVGLGADSICIKDMAGILSPYDAFELFSTLKQHVEVPLHLHTHYTSGMASMTYIKAIEAGVDIVDTCLAPFAMRTSQPAVEPLVATLEGTPWDTGLDLGLLMDLGAHLETIAPKYHDFLAANTLSVIDTGVLAHQIPGGMISNLISQLKDMKALDRLNEVYAEVPITRKELGTVPLVTPTSQIIGSQAVMNVLFGKYKMVTNQIKDLAYGLYGRTPTPIDPEVQEKVLKGYPRGSTPINARPADVLDPELEAAKKKIGDLARTAEDLLTYALYPQTGEEYLRVKYNVPKEA from the coding sequence ATGGAGGCAAGAGAAGCTGTTCGAAAAAAAGTTCGTATTCAGGATAACACCTTTCGGGATGGGCACCAATCCATCCACGCCACGCGAATGAAAACAGAAGATATGATCCCCATAGCCGAAAAAATGGACGAGGCGGGTTTCTGGGCGATGGAAATCTGGGGTGGTGCGACATTTGACACCATGCACCGGTTCCTTGGCGAGGATCCCTGGGCGCGGCCCAAGATTCTGAAGAAATATGTCAAGAAAACACCCTTTTCCATGTTGCTGCGGGGTCAGAACCTTGTGGGATATCGAAACTATGCGGACGATGTTGTCCGTGCTTTCGTGGATAAATCCTGTGAAATCGGGATTGATGTTTTTCGCGTTTTTGATGCACTCAATGACGCACGAAATTTCCAGACTTGTGTTGAACGCATCAAGGCAAATGGCAAGCATTTTGAAGGGGCCATCTCCTACTCCCTGACCGAGCGACGTATGGGGGGAGATGTGTACAGTCTGAATTATTACGTCAACAAAGCCAGGGAACTGGTTGGGCTGGGGGCCGATTCGATCTGCATCAAGGATATGGCAGGTATTCTTTCGCCCTACGATGCCTTTGAACTGTTTTCAACCCTGAAGCAACACGTGGAAGTTCCTCTGCATCTGCATACGCACTACACAAGCGGTATGGCGTCCATGACCTATATCAAGGCTATCGAGGCGGGGGTGGATATTGTTGATACATGTCTCGCGCCCTTTGCCATGAGGACCTCCCAGCCGGCCGTCGAACCATTGGTCGCGACCTTGGAGGGTACCCCCTGGGATACGGGTCTCGACTTGGGGCTTCTTATGGATTTGGGTGCCCATCTGGAAACCATTGCGCCGAAATACCACGATTTTTTGGCGGCCAATACCCTGTCAGTCATTGATACGGGCGTGCTGGCGCACCAGATACCGGGAGGTATGATTTCAAATCTGATCAGCCAATTGAAAGACATGAAAGCCCTGGACCGGCTGAACGAAGTGTACGCCGAGGTGCCGATCACCAGAAAGGAACTGGGAACGGTGCCCCTTGTTACGCCGACCTCTCAGATCATCGGGTCCCAGGCGGTGATGAATGTCCTGTTCGGAAAATACAAAATGGTTACGAACCAGATCAAGGACTTGGCTTATGGTCTCTACGGTAGAACGCCAACCCCTATTGATCCAGAGGTTCAGGAAAAGGTACTCAAGGGTTACCCCAGGGGTTCAACACCAATCAATGCGCGTCCCGCGGATGTGCTGGATCCAGAACTCGAGGCTGCCAAGAAGAAGATTGGTGATTTGGCCAGGACGGCCGAAGACCTGCTGACCTACGCCCTGTACCCGCAGACCGGTGAAGAGTATCTGAGAGTGAAATATAACGTGCCCAAGGAGGCGTGA
- a CDS encoding sigma-54-dependent Fis family transcriptional regulator, whose translation MHRILIVDDELNMRLVLKAMLTKEGYEVLLAEDGLSALEILKSNDIATIVTDLKMPRLDGMGLLNRVAKEYPSIPIIIITAYGTVNTAVDALKKGAFDYITKPFDQDDLRNVIRKAIRTRELNQDEVLLNDEEIDRYGIIGSSPQMMEIYETIRQVAPTTTAVLISGETGTGKELIAHAVHRNSPRRENPFIKINCGAITEHLVESELFGYEKGAFTGAAVTKPGRFELAHTGTLFLDEIGELPRDNQVKLLHVLQNQEFERVGGIRTIKIDVRIIAATNRNLLQEVKEGRFREDLFYRLNVFPIHLPPLRERPDDILPLMEYFLDKCNHKLERNVRQEDPRINEMFQQYAWPGNVREMENIIERLVLVSKDSQIHMEDIPTEIKYALDTTALTADISTDRPLKALVKDHTEEMEKHLIAKVLDECGQNVTRTAQQLGFSRKGLQLKMIKYGLRKE comes from the coding sequence ATGCATCGTATCCTCATTGTCGACGACGAATTGAATATGCGCTTGGTCCTGAAGGCCATGCTGACCAAGGAGGGGTACGAGGTTCTCCTTGCCGAAGATGGTCTTTCCGCTCTCGAGATTCTTAAAAGCAACGATATTGCAACCATTGTAACGGATCTCAAAATGCCCCGACTTGATGGCATGGGGCTTTTGAATCGAGTGGCCAAGGAATATCCGTCTATCCCGATCATCATCATCACCGCTTACGGCACCGTGAATACCGCTGTTGACGCCTTGAAAAAAGGCGCTTTCGACTACATTACGAAACCTTTCGATCAGGACGACCTTCGCAATGTCATTCGAAAAGCCATTCGTACCCGGGAGTTAAACCAGGATGAGGTTTTGTTGAACGATGAAGAAATCGACCGCTATGGGATCATTGGTTCCAGTCCTCAAATGATGGAAATCTATGAAACCATCCGCCAAGTCGCTCCAACAACGACTGCAGTCCTGATCAGCGGGGAAACAGGCACGGGCAAGGAATTGATCGCCCATGCAGTCCACCGAAACAGTCCCCGAAGAGAGAATCCTTTCATCAAAATCAATTGCGGCGCTATTACGGAACATCTGGTTGAAAGCGAACTGTTTGGTTACGAAAAAGGGGCCTTCACCGGTGCCGCCGTCACCAAACCGGGTCGTTTTGAACTCGCGCACACGGGCACTTTATTTCTGGACGAAATCGGCGAACTGCCGCGAGACAATCAAGTCAAGCTGTTGCATGTTCTGCAGAATCAGGAATTCGAACGAGTGGGGGGAATTCGAACAATCAAAATCGACGTACGCATTATCGCCGCCACGAATCGGAATCTGCTTCAGGAAGTCAAAGAAGGCCGTTTCCGGGAAGATCTTTTTTACCGCCTGAATGTGTTTCCGATTCATTTGCCCCCTTTGAGAGAACGCCCGGACGACATCTTGCCGCTGATGGAGTACTTTCTGGACAAGTGCAACCACAAACTGGAGCGTAACGTGCGCCAAGAAGATCCACGGATAAATGAAATGTTCCAGCAGTACGCCTGGCCCGGCAACGTCCGGGAGATGGAAAACATCATCGAACGTTTGGTGCTCGTATCGAAAGACAGTCAAATTCACATGGAGGACATTCCCACCGAAATCAAATATGCGTTGGATACGACCGCATTGACGGCGGACATCTCCACCGACAGACCTCTGAAGGCCCTGGTGAAAGACCACACGGAGGAAATGGAAAAGCATCTGATTGCCAAAGTCCTCGACGAGTGCGGGCAGAATGTCACCCGAACTGCTCAGCAGCTCGGGTTCAGCCGAAAGGGACTGCAGCTGAAAATGATCAAGTACGGTCTGCGCAAGGAATGA
- the clpS gene encoding ATP-dependent Clp protease adapter ClpS yields the protein MPERPSRERDPGLSEETEDKPELRQPKMYRVILHNDHYTTMDFVVDVLVKVFHKPAVEATKIMLDVHRRGRGVCGTYTYDIAVTKINRVQTMARMREYPLRCTMEEE from the coding sequence ATGCCGGAGCGTCCGAGCCGAGAACGGGATCCGGGTTTGTCCGAGGAAACCGAGGACAAACCTGAACTGCGGCAACCGAAAATGTACAGAGTTATTCTTCACAACGATCATTACACGACCATGGATTTTGTTGTCGATGTGCTGGTAAAAGTCTTTCATAAACCGGCGGTTGAGGCAACAAAAATCATGCTTGACGTGCATCGGAGGGGACGGGGTGTCTGCGGCACATACACGTATGACATAGCCGTGACCAAGATTAACCGGGTTCAGACCATGGCAAGGATGCGAGAGTATCCCCTCCGTTGCACCATGGAAGAGGAATAG